In Salvia miltiorrhiza cultivar Shanhuang (shh) chromosome 4, IMPLAD_Smil_shh, whole genome shotgun sequence, the DNA window AACTTTCGCTCTCTCTATTTACAAAAAGAGGTGAGATTCAATCTCAACTTAAACACAGTATATAatctttttaaaaatttcagCTTTTGGTTAATTACGATTCATTATACtatagtaaattttaatttcaaaataaatattgttaAAATAACAGATTTAATAAAACATTATTGGGGCAGTGGATCTCAACTGAGAAACACTTGTTGTACTAGTAATAATAGTAACTGCTACTGAAAATGACAATCCTCAACTCAACCAAAAGATATCTTTGGCTTAACTCTTCTTCTCCctctttccctctctctctctcacacacacacacatagagagagagagagattaaaatAGAGAGCAAGAGTAGTTAGAAGCTGATGATCAGAAGTAAGCAGGTGAGAAAGACCTCCCTCCCTCCGGCCACCACAGACAGCCCCATCTCACCAAATCCATCTCAAAATAATCCAATTCCACACAACAAACGATTTCCCATCCGTTTATTAAAAAGACAAAATTAAAGTAAGATCATGTCACTCAttctcatctctcctctctcatttcccTCTCTAACTGATCCGCCGCCGCCATGCAGCCCTCTCTCCGCCGCAAGTTCTCCCCGGCGCTCCTCTCCGCGGCCGCCTCCATGAAGCCCGCCGCCTCCGCAGCCCGCAAGGGCGGCAACCTGTCGGCCTTGGTGGTGATCCTCTCCATCTTCCTATTCGGGTGCTTCATGTACAACGAGGACGTCAAGTCCCTCGCCGAGTTCCCCTTCTCCCGCCCCAAAGAGGACACCCGCCTCGACACCACCGTCTCCGTCGTCATGAACGCCAGGACAGTCGTCGAAACGGAGGTGGAGGCTCACAAACCAGAAACCACCAAGGAAGAGATTAAGATTCAGTTGCCGTTGCCggtggaggaagaagaagaagacgaggacgacgacgacGGGGTTGAAATCCCGCCGGAAGGGTGCGATCTGTTCAATGGGCAATGGGTTTTCGACAATACGTCGTCGTACCCGATTTACAAAGAGGAAGAATGTGAGTTCTTGACGGCGCAGGTTACTTGTTTGAGGAATGGAAGGCGAGATTCTTTGTATCAGAACTGGCGATGGCAGCCCAACGATTGTTCTTTGCCCAAGTAAGttctttcttttaattaatcctcactataaataaatattattatcttTATACATAATAACTAAACAATCGTTCATCATCCATGTGATCTCACATCCAACTGCATTACCAATATTTCCTTCTCTGTCATTTCTACAcgtaaggaaagaaaaagaaaaacaaggaAGTTTATACTTTACGTTAGTCTAGGAGAtaaatgatttgattttttaagGACAATATCATACTAATTTGGAAATTATGACAATTCTTGATCAATTTTTAAAGTTTCGAGCTTACTCGAAATTAAAATGGACAGAAAACTAAATTTTCAGGCTTGCAAAAATAGGACATTAATTAAAATCGGCTGAAAATTGTCATTCGAGTGCATTATTTATTAGTTAATGTCCTACTTTTGCAAacgcataattttttttcataatttccaaatcaatctaagtttcTGTTCTAAAACATCCTCAAtttctaatttataatataGTGTACAAAAGTAAAAGTAAATGGAGACATGTACTAATTAACCAACATTCttgatttagtttaatttataatatagaGTACAAAACTAAAAGTAAATGGAGACATGTATTAACCAATTAATATTCTTGATTTAGTTTTATCTTTATCCATacttcttttattttttgtggggcaagagttaattaattatgtcCGTAATTCTTCACATGAATATGGATATAGGGATATAAAATTGAGGTAGGGAAATTACCCCAAATTCAATATATGTGGCTCCGCCATTGTCATGAAATTCACATCAATATATTGCTTTTGGTGTCAACTGGATAAAACACCATTTTTGTGCAACTTCATTTCTTGCACAACATTACTTACTGAGGCACACTTTGATACATCCATATATATACACGATACATACACTTGAATTagttaattttagttgtgaataataaaatttaatttagaaattgATAAGTCCTAATTGAAAGTTAGACTCACCATGGAaacttaattattttcaaatataagTTTCTTCTTGACTTGGAAAGGGAGAGCGGTAGAATTTAAACCTACTTACTTGAATTTTCCAATATAAGTTGTTACATCATTATAGTGTAATTTATGTTCTTGCTCAATCATTTCTAAAATTCGAAAAATGCTCATCATTTGTGTGGTCGTGTCATTATAACGTGATTAcaatccaacatatatatatgctttCTTGCACGCATACACTAATTGCTTCCCAAACTGGAAACATTTCACCTACATGCTTGTGTTTAACATGGTTATACTTATTCATTTGTTTTCTACTATTTTTGGTTGCGTAGAGCATTTATTGTTGAATGAGTGAATTGATCTGCATTTATGTTGATGAATTTGTAAGATTTAAGGCAAAATTATTGCTTGAGAAGATGAGGAACAAGAGATTGATGTTTGTTGGGGACTCTTTGAATCGAAATCAATGGGAATCTATGATTTGTTTGGTTCAATCGGTAGTCCCACCGGGAAGGAAGAGCTTGAACAAGAATGGCTCCTTATCAGTTTTCAGAATTGAGGTCATTTTCTATCTACTTCTCTACCTCCTAAATTATgagttaattaatatattaaaatactcattttcatattataaaaataaaactaaataataatattaaaatgaataagaaaatggcaaagttttggcttaaagagcAATTCACAATTAACCTTCTTGActgtaaattaaaaatgaaaccCCCTAAATTATTGCCAGTTACAAATCTCTATCTAATATCTATGTCTCAATCAAAATGATTTAGTCGATTCACtacattaattatttaaattgtttCATATTGACAGCCTGTGGTACTTGTTCAATATTATAGTAATTATTAGTTATATGATACGATTGGATCAATGAAGAAGAAACCGAAGGTTCACGATCGaagaaaattcatatttatgttATGAATTGGACAGTAACTAAGTGTTATTATATGTCAAAAGTTATATGTTATAGAAGTAAGGATCTTTATTtcaaatctttttctttttaaatatgaaattaagatgagaatttttttttaatccagggcgtgttctctttgattgataaattatcatgaaaaaataaggaATAACAAAAAGTTCTTCCTTTAAATATCTTacttcttttccctcatttcctacaaaataaaattttattttttctcattcaTCCTTTTTCcccatttcctacaaaatagaatttcatcttttcttattcatcattttcacttcaaaaagggataatattatcacattaaaaataaaaggatatataatattcctccttaaagtgaaaaagatgaatgaaaaataataaaaaaaattatgaaaaatgaggaaaaataaataaaacatttaaaataattttttttattatattttatttttcataataaatttatctacTAAAGACATCAATATATTCGAAGGCATTCTTATCTCAAATTAACATATTCTAGAAAAGGCATTCCAGTCCCACGGCAATCCTTTTCCAGAATAGTTAATGCAAATAGATTAGCGTCTATTTCTCCTAGTTAAATTCTGCGCGTGCCAATAATTCAATGTCCACCGGTGGAAATTTTGTCGCACCTTTACTCCACTAACTAATACTACTAACTTTAATAAAGATTAACCAATTATAAAGTTGGTGGACATGTTGCTTAAATTACAAGTATCGAATACGTATAATATAatacataatatatactccctccgtcttataaaaacataaacatttataaatggcacgagttttaagaaatattatagaaaagtgtattgtgagtgaaaaatggatcctattttatgaaaaatagagATGAAAAGTAAAGAGATTGTGGTGAGATAGTgtaccaaaatagaaatgttcatgtttttatgagacgccataaaataataaaatattcatatttttgtgagacggatggagtatacatatataatattatgacaattaaaaaatataaactatAAATTATTTGCAATTCTTAGACTGCAAAGATTATGAGTGAATATATTAAGGGACCGCACCAGATTCCAGTTATGCAAGCCCAATAAATTTCTTATACCTGTACATTATATTATTAAGgtcaattcaaaaataattcaacttaaaatgataacaaaaaattaacacacAGTTATTGCGAATGTAAAACGCGTAACACGagcaaaacaaaatcaaaataaattcttcaaTATTATTCTCCTCAATTTCCTCTCTTCTTCGATCACCAATGTGTCACCGGCATCACTATCAATCGAAatgtttatttttcataaattcTAGATCCGGCCATGTGAAGatatatacaaaataatttTACTGAATTAATTCGTTCATTTATTTCAACTCATTTTTTACAACACATTCATTATATATTCATAGTTTGAAGTTTATACTTTTAGGGTGGGTTCATTTTGATGGATGAGAaaaggagggataacaaaaatttatgtttttaaatgtctcttttcttatcccacattttacacaaaagagaaattcaccattttttcttccttatttttacTTCAAGGAGGAATAATAGTATCCCtccattttggtgtgataatattatccctccttggagtgaaaataaaaaagaaaaaataatgaacttatcttttgtgtaaaatatggAATAAGAAAATAGAtatttaaaagcataaatttttattatccctccatttagtgggataaaaagcaaacacaccctaaaatTAATACTTACCCTAATCACATATGTTATGTCCAAATTTCCTAACGCCACCTATGTTACGGTACAACGTGGTATGTGGGGTTCCAACAGTAAACTAATAAAGCACACACATATGAACAACAGGACGTGATGATTACAAAGTGTAACATTTTTTATTAGTACAACTTTAGTTATTTTATGttactaatattttattaaacatGCAATAAAAAATGATATGATGTTGGCAGGATTACAATGCGACCGTGGAGTTTTACTGGGCACCATTCTTGGTGGAATCGAATTCGGATGATCCAAACATGCACAGCATCTTGAACAGAATAATCATGCCCTCTTCAATCAAGAAGCACGGCAAGAATTGGAAGAATGTGGACTACCTCATCTTCAACACATATATTTGGTGGATGAACACTTTCGCCATGAAAGTTCTGTAAGTCTCCATCAATAATATTCACATCTCATATCTTCCACCTTATAAacttcttaaaataatttatataatgcttattttaaaaaatgtttagcaaaataagttcataaatagtttatatataaactataaaaATAAGCGACAATAGCTTATAAGGTTCccaaaaagtatatatatatgttgctCAAACTCCAACTTatattttcataatcttatatgcagctattattattattattattattattattacaaaacAACTACTATAGTTagtatggttttttttttttcccaacaTACGTTCCTCTTATTTCAtccatcttcaattttctctctctaactcacaattctctctgtagtttataaattaaattatccaaatacattgataagttttttttttaaatactttGGTAAGTAATTATAAGGTCTCATGATAatacattttataaattaactaCTGCAACTTATGTATAAGCTCTTTAAAGTAAACTTAGTCACACATCTCCTAAAATTGTGAAGACTAATTAATGTTTATTTTGGGTGATTAATTTTTGAATTGAAACAGACGAGGATCGTTCGACAAAGGCGCGAGTGAGTACGACGAAGTGGAAAGGCCCGTAGCTTATGGGAGAGTGATGAGGACTTGGGCTAAGTGGGTTGACAAAAACATTCATCCCAATCGAACCAAAGTCTTTTTCATGAGCATGTCTCCTCTTCACATCAAGTAAGCTCCACACTACCACTTACTTCGCGTTTATCATCGGATATGTCTCACAATTTATTATGTTTCACGTTTTATTTTCTTATGTtccaattatttattataaaaatagtataatataatataatgaaccttaattaatatttaccattaaaaattaaaatctgaaaagaAAACATATTCTCTAATCTTGGATGAATTAATcataataatcaattattacttCAAAAATTAGAAATGAAAGACTACCTCCGTCCACCAACATGATAGTgacatacttttggcggacggagggagtatgtaaaataattatagattCTTATTGAATTAGGTGAACTCTaggtaattattttaaaattatacttaaatataattaaaaaaagttattaaaaaaataagtaatacAGTAATTTAAGACAGTAAttgaaaattatgaaaaattaagTGGCTGAAATAAGATTTCTGCACACAAACAGTGGCtgaaatttatgaaaaattaaGTGGAACAAAGAGTAAGACGTAACTGAGACACAGATCTCTCGATTTACAGCTACAATTTTATTATCTTAGATCTCACTGTAAATTATCTTAGATCTCATTGTTCATATATAGGAATTTACCGCgcttaagagggtgtttggctaagcttattttaaagagcttataagctcttggagcttataagatgtttcaagagcttataagatataatttttaagagcttataagttgtcaaagtgtttggataattgagcttataagctagagagagaatttttttactagagagagaaaatatttttttagagagagaaaatcgaagaaaaatgaacttaaatgatatatgatggaaataataaattatagttgaaaaatatttgtaaaaagattgttgcatatgagattataaaaaaataagttggggtagaggaacttattttttggggagcttataagctcttgtagcttatttttggagcttataagctcttgaagaacttattttgccaaacactttgaaggagcttataagctcttaaacagcttataagctgttttaaggagcttataagctcagccaaacaccctctaaatgcctcttaagtaattacttatgtATCCGAATAATAAGGTTACAGTTGTTCCATATTGCTAGACACGCAATTTTCCTTTTAGTTGGTAAACAACcccatcaaaaaaaaaaaatactgcaCGTGGTTTCGACGCACAGACATTACCAAATGATTCCGTGGTTGCATAATTGCATTAACCATTTTAGTTGGTAAACAACCCCATCAAAAGTCAATCGGTGCAAGAATCTTTACTTTCATCAATTATATTTtcagtgctcgtttggttcaagtagaggaatggaaagggaatgaaatcaaataaaggagtggaatggtaataATAACCATTAcatttattgagtgtttggtttaacaatgaaaatgaaacattagtaagggattctcTTTCtattgtttcccctctattttgactATTTTGaagggtaacaaattgggtgattggattaccctcaagtaagggtaatgattatctcattacccaaaccaaacaacaagtaatgaattcaattacttgattccctttccaacctctaaaaacatccAACCAAACGTCGGCTCAACAGTAAACGTAAGTCATATGATTTTTACTTACAACAATATTTATGCTCTAAAGGAGCCTGGATTGGAACAATCCGGATGGCATCAAATGTGCAAAGGAAAGAGAGCCGATTTTAAACACAACGATGGCGCTGAGCGTGGGCACGGATCGCAGGCTGTTTGCAATCGCAGCGAATGTGACGAAGTCGATGAAAGTAGGAGTTCATTTCATCAACATAACAACATTATCAGAGTATAGAAAAGATGCGCATACTTCAGTTTACACAATTCGACAGGGGAAGATGTTGACGGAGGAGCAGCAGGCCGACCCGGCCACCTACGCCGATTGCATTCATTGGTGCCTACCGGGATTGCCCGACACGTGGAATGAGTTCATTTATGCTCGTATCATTTCCACTTCTTGATCACCTAAGGTGTTGCAACAGATTTTGTccctttctcttttctttttgggttatATATGTAGATCATCTATTCTTTCTTCATACTAATGCGATATATCATGGGCCCTTTTACCAtctatttttagtttattcattttatttggCCCATGTTGTTCACACTCAATTGTAAAATTACTccgattataaaaataataataaagtgacAGCGAATAACTATTTTCTTGGTGTTGTTATTCAAACTATCGCAAGCTGAGGAATAGATGGCTGAACCAAATGGTGGTTAAGTAAAGTCCAAACaaattactattatttattgaaaaataatgagttgttatttattaagaaaagagaaagaaagcgAGGATGATTCCAAATTTCCCCGTGATTAGAAAACAATTTTTTGGTCTAtgtcatttaattatttttaatttcggTACTTAAGCACATTTTGGTCACTATTGTACATTTGTTAAAATTTAGTCCTAtaatttcttcaaaaaaatttgaaaaattagtCCTACATACAATTTCTCATTAGAGATGCCCGTCACAAACAATATTTCTCGGAGTCAATTACGcgacaaaatatttatttgtagtattattttaagTGTTAGTGATAACTAATTTTActcattttaaatataaaaaataaaaagtacccactataaattaaattacaaaaattatcaattttgaGATTGAAAAATAAAGTTACCCTTACTTAAATCGCAAACCTTACTCGACATACTCGACCAGTGCAAGTTAAACATTAGTTATAAATGCACTAATGCTAGACATGCTCGGCCACTGCGGGTCAAGTTAAATATTAGTGCTTTTGTGGTAAACAAattaatgctcgacatgctcaacCTCTGCAAATCGAATGTAATGATATATGCATCAATGCTAGCTCGACATGCTGGATCATTGTGAGTCAAATAGTCGAACATTGGTGATCGAACATTCTTAGAACATGTATTAATGCTTAACATACTCGACCATTGGGAGTCAAACAGTCGAGCTTCAATGCAAAATgaatataatctatatatatattttttagaaaaaattagATTTTGTATTTCAAAATGAGTAGAATTTTAAACTCGTAACTAAAGCTCTTTAATTTGAACTTATCATATAACTtatagggttaatagtgttttatgtcccgaactttcagcgttttccataaaatatcccgaattttcattttctcctaaaaaaccctgaactttcaattttttccataaaatgtcccattatacaaaattcggtgacaaaaagatgaattatctagccgaaagaaatattttgagGACTGTCATTATTGGAAAATCATATTGGAACCACCATTGTTGGAAAACGATGAATGTTCAGGGCTTTTCatcatcgaattttgtatagcgggatattttatgaaaaaaaatttgaaagttcatgattttttaggagaaaatgaaagtttgtggaaaacactgaaagttcaggacataaaacactattaaccctaacTTATACTCGCATAAGTAGTTTTAAATAACTTCTACTCATATTACCCTAAAAAAGGATTCTactcatatttaaatttattttcaattttcacatGAATTTGAGTTTAATTGGTAGTTTATATACTGAAATCACGGAATCAATTTAAATCTCTTAATAGTTTTAGGATTAAGTAtagtttattattgaattttgaagtcatttataaaaattgcttGAATTTTAAGCAATACAAAAAGATAACatgaattttgaaataattgaagttatttataaaatgattcaaactttaaagtcatttgcaaaaatggcatgaactttgaaattatttataaaatgatCCAAACtttaaaaaagacaaaaaataacatgaattttgaaataatttttaaaaattaccaATTTTTAATAGCACACATAAATAAGAATGGGTACATCTGATACATTGGCCAAGAAAGATTAACAGCAAGGGAAAATAAGAATCGAATCAAATTTAGACGAGCAGTGGGAGAGAACGTCTCAAAGTAATCAACACTATAGGGTATGAGTGAACCCTTTGGCCACAGGACGAGCTTTGTACCGATAAATAGTACCATTAGCAAGAAACTTTAGAGTGAACACCCAGCGACACTACGCCAGattcgctcatagataacggattttatccgttatctatgtgcgaaAACATCCGTAAAATATAATGGTGTAATGTATGTGGATTTCATACATTACGGAGATTtaagcgttatctattctattatacataacggattatatccgttatctatagtattatatccgttatctattctattatacataacgattgtttatatatacgtaacggattatatccgttatctatagtattatacataacgtttcaaaccgtcatgaaagtttaatattcactgttatgtacacacctatacataacggttttttgattttaataacgtttggtaatccgttatgtataacgttTTTGACCGTAATTAGATTTCTATTTCtccgttatctattaatttatacataacagtataaatgataaaaccaacaataacagtattatatatcatccaaaatatttaattttatattattatcataaaaaagaattcatacaagatttgaatatagtcaaaaaattcaacaactgctctatctatactattatgccttacaaaaatattaaacatattaaatatgcaaCTAGCTAGCCATCTGATACaattttcttgtgaattcacaagtaTCTCCAGCTCAACGTACGACTCATTTAATCCACCACAAACCTGCCACTAAATCATACAAAGAGCCAACCAAGAATCACAATGTAGAGCATCATGATACTccaatagaaaaaaaatcaattaataagTGAAAGAATGATTAGACCTCCACTATTTTAGACTTCCACCCCGGTCCTTTGCTGGTTTAGACCTCCACTGGTTGCAATAGCCAAGCAACGATTAGACCTCCACTATTTTAGACTTCCACCCCTGTAATGACCTGCTCAAGAAAAGTGAGAACAAAATGACAAACTTAATGCTGAAACATAATAAACTTTAATTAGAAAAACATTGAGTAGATGAGGATGATATAGCAAGTAATTAATAGAAAAATGCACCCAATGACAGCTCTTGTTTAATACTATGATGATGAGGGATGATAGAACATTATAATAAAGCACTGATATAATAAGGGATGATGAAGGTTCTTAGTTCATTTCTTCAAGAAAGAACACATCAAGCATTCACCTTAAAGAAATGAGGAacctcaaaataaaaaatctcaAATAGTAGCTAGACCACATGGCATTATAATAGTACCTTTGGAAAAATGATAAATCAATATTTCCTTCGCGAGCTAGAATTGTTTGTGCATCTGCATCAAATGTTCTGCCCAGAATGTCAGATGCTATCACGAAGCAAAACTAGCTAAATGTTCATACAAAGAAAATGACAGCGTTCTAGTTTGCAGAGCAATATAACAGAACGAAGCAATGACCGGAACAAGTTACTGTGGCCAAAAAGATGATGCCCATATCAACCTATCATATAAGGAGATGCTACATACCATTAAGCCAGCAACCGAATTTGCATGATTTACCAGCAAGAAACTGCAGGGAAGCTAGTCGGCTAGTTCCATCCATGGCAATCAGCATATGATGTTGCACGTACATCCCTGTAAGCATTTCAAAGAGATAATAAACTGAAGAAATAATTTCCTGACTGCTGCTGTGGATAAAAAAGTCACAGAAACTTCTAAAATCAGGACATTGACATATCGACTCAAGGTATCAAACACGGAATACACGACTTTGAATTGATTAAATTATTCTAAAGAACAAAGAAAATCCAAGATTTATAGAGAAAATGAAGTGTACCAGTTAATTGGTTTCTTGAAAGCTATAGAACTTGTAGAGATTTTAAGTCACCAATGGCTGCGGGTATCTGTCCACTGAAAGAATTGATATCCAACGACAACAATTGAAGTTGTGAGCATTGAGATAGATTTGATGGAATTTGGCCGCTCAATTGATTTATAGCAAGATAAATCCCTTGAATAAATGGAAGATTTGCGCACAATCATTTGGAAGATTGCTACTCAATCCATTTGCTCTGAAAGCTAATCTCTGTAAAGAAGACATGTTGAATATAGCAGATGGTATAATGCCTGTCAGATTATTTGATTGAATAGCCAGAAGTTGCAGTCTTTGAAGTCTACCAATCTCTGGTGGGATTATTCCTTCAAGGGAATTGAAAGAAAAATCAAGATGATACAGATTTGTTAAGTTGGAAATGGATTTTGGAATGAAACCTGAGAAACTGTTACTTCTGAGAGATAAGTACTCAAGTTTAGGTAAGAAAGGCAACCATGATGGGAGCAAGGAAATGTACAAGGAAACCACGGGAATAACTTACTACAATTGAGGTAGCAAATTCAGATTACAAGAGGCTAACTTACTTAAGATGATTCCCTTGATTCGAGTTGATAACTACTGACAATGTTGATAAAGAGTGATGAAAATGCATATCATCTTTAACTGCATCAGCACTATAAACTTTCTAAAATCTTACAACAATAGATGCATAGAATGATTTAGCTGCAGTGGGGGAATTGCCATATGAAAATCAGGTTTCTTTCCTTTTAATACCCCATATAACGTAAACTGACTTACCTAATAGAACTTCATAATTTTTTTGCATAACTGTTAATGAGAATCAAAGCCATGAGCAAAGAAATCATCTTTCAAGCAAATGCATAATGTCATGTTCTTCAAAATCCACATTTTACGGTATTCCACATAATCAGCAAGGCACTATTCATCATTAAAATACGAAACAGTACACTAGACATCCATATGAAATCTCAAGCATTTCAATGAACATCTGTAAAATATTCAGTTTCCACAATTCACAAAAAAACTTAACAAAATACAACTTAGATAATAAGCCTGAAATTGTCAAATCTGCCAACCACCATAGCAAGTATCTTAATTTAATTGTCGATGATTTCAATAAGAAAAAACAACAGCCAAGTGATTTTAGATCGAAGCCTCCGCACCGCCCAATTTTCCCCATCCCTCAGCCGCCGCCACCCTCACacagcacacacacacaaaccgagaacaggagagagagagagagagagagagagagagagagagaataaaggTGTTACCTGAGGCAGGGGGCGGCGGTGCGACGGCGGTGAAAGTGGCGGGACTCGCCGGAGGGGCGAAATTCAGAGAGGAGAGGGAGGCTGAAAACCCTAGGCGTCGATTCTGGGCAGCTGGTCGACGTGAGTGGCAATCCGCAGGCAGGAGACGACCGCGTCGTCCGACGCCTTCTTCAAAATCCTGCTCGGCGGAACCCTAGCCCTGAGGTCGGAAACCAATTTAGGGAAAATGATGGTGGAATCCGGCCGAGCAGACGACCGGCGTGGCAGCGA includes these proteins:
- the LOC131020001 gene encoding xylan O-acetyltransferase 1-like isoform X1 — encoded protein: MQPSLRRKFSPALLSAAASMKPAASAARKGGNLSALVVILSIFLFGCFMYNEDVKSLAEFPFSRPKEDTRLDTTVSVVMNARTVVETEVEAHKPETTKEEIKIQLPLPVEEEEEDEDDDDGVEIPPEGCDLFNGQWVFDNTSSYPIYKEEECEFLTAQVTCLRNGRRDSLYQNWRWQPNDCSLPKFKAKLLLEKMRNKRLMFVGDSLNRNQWESMICLVQSVVPPGRKSLNKNGSLSVFRIEDYNATVEFYWAPFLVESNSDDPNMHSILNRIIMPSSIKKHGKNWKNVDYLIFNTYIWWMNTFAMKVLRGSFDKGASEYDEVERPVAYGRVMRTWAKWVDKNIHPNRTKVFFMSMSPLHIKSLDWNNPDGIKCAKEREPILNTTMALSVGTDRRLFAIAANVTKSMKVGVHFINITTLSEYRKDAHTSVYTIRQGKMLTEEQQADPATYADCIHWCLPGLPDTWNEFIYARIISTS
- the LOC131020001 gene encoding xylan O-acetyltransferase 1-like isoform X2 — encoded protein: MKPAASAARKGGNLSALVVILSIFLFGCFMYNEDVKSLAEFPFSRPKEDTRLDTTVSVVMNARTVVETEVEAHKPETTKEEIKIQLPLPVEEEEEDEDDDDGVEIPPEGCDLFNGQWVFDNTSSYPIYKEEECEFLTAQVTCLRNGRRDSLYQNWRWQPNDCSLPKFKAKLLLEKMRNKRLMFVGDSLNRNQWESMICLVQSVVPPGRKSLNKNGSLSVFRIEDYNATVEFYWAPFLVESNSDDPNMHSILNRIIMPSSIKKHGKNWKNVDYLIFNTYIWWMNTFAMKVLRGSFDKGASEYDEVERPVAYGRVMRTWAKWVDKNIHPNRTKVFFMSMSPLHIKSLDWNNPDGIKCAKEREPILNTTMALSVGTDRRLFAIAANVTKSMKVGVHFINITTLSEYRKDAHTSVYTIRQGKMLTEEQQADPATYADCIHWCLPGLPDTWNEFIYARIISTS